From a region of the Pseudomonas fulva 12-X genome:
- the sucC gene encoding ADP-forming succinate--CoA ligase subunit beta: MNLHEYQGKQLFAEYGLPVSKGFAVDTPEEAAAACEKIGGTEWVVKAQVHAGGRGKAGGVKLVKSKEDAKAFAANWLGKRLVTYQTDANGQPVTKILVESCTDIAKELYLGAVVDRSSRRIVFMASTEGGVDIEKIAHDTPEKILKATIDPLVGAQPFQGRELAFQLGLEGKQVAQFAKIFVGLAKLFQDHDLALLEVNPLVIKADGDLHCLDAKINIDANAMYRQPKLKTFHDPSQDDAREAHAAKFELNYVALEGNIGCMVNGAGLAMGTMDIVNLHGGKPANFLDVGGGATKERVTEAFKIILSDSNVAAVLVNIFGGIVRCDMIAEGIIGAVKEVGVKVPVVVRLEGNNAELGAKVLADSGLNIIAATSLTDAAQQVVKAAEGK; the protein is encoded by the coding sequence ATGAATCTTCACGAGTATCAGGGTAAGCAGCTGTTCGCTGAGTACGGCCTGCCCGTATCCAAGGGCTTTGCCGTAGACACCCCGGAAGAGGCCGCAGCGGCCTGTGAAAAAATCGGCGGGACCGAGTGGGTCGTCAAGGCTCAGGTACACGCTGGTGGCCGCGGTAAAGCGGGCGGTGTGAAACTGGTCAAGAGCAAGGAAGACGCCAAGGCTTTCGCTGCCAACTGGCTGGGCAAGCGCCTGGTGACCTATCAGACTGACGCCAATGGCCAGCCTGTCACCAAGATCCTGGTCGAGTCCTGCACCGACATCGCCAAGGAACTGTACCTGGGCGCGGTCGTTGACCGTTCCAGCCGTCGCATCGTGTTCATGGCTTCCACCGAAGGTGGCGTGGACATCGAGAAGATCGCTCACGACACCCCTGAGAAGATCCTCAAGGCGACCATCGATCCGCTGGTCGGCGCTCAGCCGTTCCAGGGCCGCGAGCTGGCATTCCAGCTGGGTCTGGAAGGCAAGCAAGTCGCTCAGTTCGCCAAGATCTTCGTAGGCCTGGCCAAGCTGTTCCAGGACCACGATCTGGCCCTGCTGGAAGTCAACCCGCTGGTCATCAAGGCCGACGGCGACCTGCACTGCCTGGACGCGAAGATCAACATCGACGCCAACGCCATGTATCGTCAGCCGAAGCTGAAGACCTTCCACGACCCGTCGCAAGACGATGCCCGTGAAGCCCATGCCGCCAAGTTCGAACTGAACTACGTCGCGCTGGAAGGCAACATCGGCTGCATGGTCAACGGTGCCGGTCTGGCCATGGGTACCATGGACATCGTCAACCTGCACGGCGGCAAGCCGGCCAACTTCCTGGACGTTGGCGGCGGCGCGACCAAAGAGCGCGTGACCGAAGCATTCAAGATCATCCTGTCCGACAGCAACGTCGCTGCCGTTCTGGTGAACATCTTCGGCGGTATCGTTCGTTGCGACATGATTGCCGAAGGCATCATCGGTGCAGTGAAAGAAGTTGGCGTTAAGGTTCCGGTTGTCGTCCGTCTGGAAGGCAACAACGCTGAACTGGGTGCCAAGGTACTGGCCGACAGCGGCCTGAACATCATCGCGGCAACCAGCCTGACCGACGCTGCTCAGCAAGTCGTCAAAGCTGCGGAGGGCAAGTAA
- the lpdA gene encoding dihydrolipoyl dehydrogenase codes for MSQKFDVVVIGAGPGGYVAAIKAAQLGLKTACIEKYQDKDGKTALGGTCLNVGCIPSKALLDSSWKYHEAQDGFAVHGISAKGVSIDVPAMVGRKNTIIKNLTGGVAGLFKANGVTLLEGHGKLLAGKKVEVTDKDGKTSVVEAENVILASGSRPIDIPPAPVDQDVIVDSTGALEFQAVPKKLGVIGAGVIGLELGSVWARLGAEVTVLEALDKFLPAADEAVAKEAFKTLTKQGLDIKLGARVTGSEVKKKQVTVNYTDAAGEQKIVFDKLIVAVGRRPVTTDLLASDSGVDLDERGYIFVDDHCATSVPGVYAIGDVVRGMMLAHKASEEGVMVAERIAGHKAQMNYDLIPSVIYTHPEIAWVGKTEQQLKGEGVAINVGTFPFAASGRAMAANDTGGFVKVIADANTDRVLGVHVIGPSAAELVQQGAIGMEFGTSAEDLGMMVFSHPTLSEALHEAALAVNGGAIHIANRKKR; via the coding sequence ATGAGCCAGAAATTCGACGTGGTAGTCATCGGTGCCGGCCCTGGCGGCTATGTAGCCGCCATCAAGGCTGCGCAACTCGGTCTCAAGACCGCGTGCATCGAGAAGTACCAGGACAAGGACGGTAAGACCGCACTGGGCGGCACCTGCCTGAACGTCGGTTGCATTCCCTCCAAGGCGCTGCTGGACAGCTCCTGGAAGTACCACGAAGCCCAGGACGGTTTCGCCGTTCATGGTATCAGCGCCAAGGGCGTTAGCATCGACGTACCGGCCATGGTCGGTCGCAAGAACACCATCATCAAGAACCTGACCGGCGGCGTTGCCGGCCTGTTCAAGGCTAACGGTGTGACTCTGCTCGAAGGCCACGGCAAGTTGCTGGCTGGCAAGAAAGTCGAAGTTACCGACAAGGACGGCAAGACCTCCGTCGTCGAAGCCGAGAACGTGATCCTGGCTTCCGGCTCGCGTCCGATCGACATCCCGCCGGCTCCGGTCGACCAGGACGTGATCGTCGACTCCACCGGCGCCCTGGAATTCCAGGCCGTACCGAAGAAGCTGGGCGTTATCGGCGCTGGCGTAATCGGTCTGGAGCTGGGTTCGGTCTGGGCTCGCCTGGGCGCTGAAGTGACCGTTCTCGAAGCGCTGGACAAGTTCCTGCCGGCCGCTGACGAAGCCGTCGCCAAGGAAGCCTTCAAGACCCTCACCAAGCAGGGTCTGGACATCAAGCTGGGCGCTCGCGTTACCGGCTCCGAAGTCAAGAAGAAGCAGGTCACCGTCAACTACACCGACGCCGCTGGCGAGCAGAAGATCGTTTTCGACAAGCTGATCGTTGCGGTCGGCCGTCGCCCGGTGACCACTGACCTGCTGGCTTCGGACAGCGGCGTGGACCTGGACGAGCGTGGCTACATCTTCGTCGACGACCACTGCGCCACCAGCGTTCCGGGCGTTTACGCCATCGGTGACGTGGTGCGCGGCATGATGCTCGCCCACAAGGCCTCGGAAGAGGGCGTGATGGTTGCCGAGCGCATCGCCGGTCACAAGGCGCAGATGAACTACGACCTGATCCCGTCGGTCATCTACACCCACCCGGAAATCGCGTGGGTCGGCAAGACCGAGCAGCAGCTCAAGGGCGAAGGCGTGGCCATCAACGTCGGTACCTTCCCGTTCGCCGCCAGCGGCCGTGCCATGGCGGCCAACGACACCGGCGGTTTCGTCAAGGTCATCGCTGACGCCAACACCGACCGCGTGCTGGGCGTTCACGTCATCGGCCCAAGCGCGGCCGAGCTGGTACAGCAGGGCGCCATCGGCATGGAATTCGGCACCAGTGCCGAAGACCTGGGCATGATGGTGTTCTCGCACCCAACCCTGTCCGAGGCGCTCCACGAAGCCGCCCTGGCAGTCAACGGTGGCGCGATCCACATCGCCAACCGCAAGAAACGCTAA
- the odhB gene encoding 2-oxoglutarate dehydrogenase complex dihydrolipoyllysine-residue succinyltransferase codes for MAIEIKAPTFPESVADGTVATWHKKPGEAVKRDELIVDIETDKVVIEVLAEADGVVAEIIKNEGDTVLSNEVLGKLTEGGAAAAAPAAAPAQAAAPAQAAAAPAAAGDDQILSPAARKLAEENGIDPNSISGSGKGGRVTKEDVVAAVEAKKNAPAAKPAAAAAAAPVVAAAGDRTEKRVPMTRVRATVARRLVEAQSNMAMLTTFNEVDMSEIMALRSKYKDQFEKAHNGTRLGFMSFFVKAATEALKRLPAVNASIDGNDIVYHGYQDIGVAVSSDRGLVVPVLRNAELMGLADIEAGIAAFGKKARDGKLSIEEMTGGTFTITNGGTFGSMMSTPIVNPPQAAILGMHNIIQRPVAVNGQVVIRPMMYLALSYDHRLIDGKEAVTFLVTIKNLLEDPARLLLDI; via the coding sequence ATGGCTATCGAGATCAAAGCCCCTACATTCCCCGAATCGGTCGCCGACGGCACCGTTGCTACCTGGCACAAGAAGCCGGGCGAAGCGGTCAAGCGCGATGAGCTGATCGTCGACATCGAAACCGACAAGGTGGTGATCGAAGTTCTGGCCGAGGCCGATGGCGTGGTTGCCGAGATCATCAAGAACGAAGGCGATACCGTCCTCTCCAACGAAGTGCTGGGCAAGCTGACCGAAGGTGGCGCTGCTGCTGCCGCTCCAGCCGCTGCTCCTGCTCAGGCTGCCGCTCCGGCGCAAGCCGCCGCTGCACCTGCCGCTGCTGGCGACGACCAGATCCTGTCGCCGGCCGCTCGCAAGCTGGCTGAAGAGAACGGCATCGATCCGAACAGCATCAGCGGTTCGGGCAAAGGTGGCCGCGTGACCAAGGAAGACGTGGTCGCTGCCGTCGAAGCCAAGAAAAACGCCCCGGCTGCCAAACCGGCTGCTGCCGCTGCCGCCGCTCCTGTGGTTGCCGCAGCTGGTGATCGCACCGAGAAGCGCGTGCCGATGACCCGCGTTCGCGCCACTGTTGCCCGTCGTCTGGTCGAAGCCCAGTCGAACATGGCGATGCTGACCACCTTCAACGAAGTCGACATGTCCGAGATCATGGCGCTGCGTTCGAAGTACAAGGACCAATTCGAGAAGGCCCACAACGGCACTCGCCTGGGCTTCATGTCCTTCTTCGTCAAGGCCGCCACCGAAGCGCTGAAGCGCCTGCCGGCGGTCAACGCCTCGATCGATGGCAACGACATCGTCTACCACGGCTACCAGGACATCGGCGTAGCCGTTTCCAGCGACCGTGGCCTGGTGGTTCCGGTACTGCGCAACGCTGAGCTGATGGGCCTGGCCGACATCGAAGCCGGCATCGCCGCCTTCGGCAAGAAAGCCCGTGACGGCAAGCTGTCCATCGAAGAGATGACTGGCGGCACCTTCACCATCACCAACGGTGGTACCTTCGGTTCGATGATGTCGACGCCGATCGTCAACCCGCCGCAGGCCGCGATCCTGGGCATGCACAACATCATTCAGCGCCCGGTTGCCGTGAATGGCCAGGTGGTCATTCGCCCGATGATGTACCTGGCGCTGTCCTACGATCACCGCCTGATCGATGGTAAAGAAGCCGTGACCTTCCTGGTGACCATCAAGAACCTGCTGGAAGACCCGGCACGTCTGCTGCTGGACATCTAA
- a CDS encoding 2-oxoglutarate dehydrogenase E1 component: MQESVMQRMWDSAHLSGGNAAYVEELYELYLHDPNAVPEEWRTYFDKLPSEGSTANDVSHSTIRDHFVLLAKNQRRAQPASAGTVSSEHEKKQVEVLRMIQAFRMRGHQAAQLDPLGLWQRPVPADLSISHYSLTDADLDTTFRTGGLAIGKEEATLREIRDALHQTYCRTIGSEFTHITDSEQRSWFQQRLESVRGRPQVSADVQSHLLERLTAAEGLEKYLGTKYPGTKRFGLEGGESLIPMLDEIIQRSGSYGTKEIVIGMAHRGRLNVLVNTFGKNPRDLFDEFEGKKVEGLSSGDVKYHQGFSSNVMTRGGEVHLALAFNPSHLEIVSPVVEGSVRARQDRRSDASGDKVVPISIHGDAAFAGQGVVMETFQMSQTRAYKTGGTIHIVINNQVGFTTNRADDARSTEYATDVAKMIQAPIFHVNGDDPEAVLFVTQLAVDYRMQYKRDVVIDLVCYRRRGHNEADEPSGTQPLMYQQIAKQRTTRELYAEALSKSGSLNADAIQAQVDDYRTALDNGQHVVKSLVKEPNKELFVDWRPYLGHAWTARHDTRFDLKTLQELSNKLLETPDGFVVQRQVTKIYEDRAKMGAGGLPLNWGYAETMAYATLLVEGHPIRITGQDVGRGTFSHRHAQLHNQKDGSSYLPLQHLYEGQPRFDLYDSFLSEEAVLAFEYGYATTTPNALVIWEAQFGDFANGAQVVFDQFISSGETKWGRLCGLTMLLPHGYEGQGPEHSSARLERYLQLCAEHNIQVAVPTTPAQIYHLLRRQVIRPLRKPLVVLTPKSLLRHKLAVSTLEDLAEGSFQTVIPEIDSIDPKKVERLVLCSGKVYYDLLEKRRAEGREDIAIVRLEQLYPFPEDDLAEILAPYKNLKHIVWCQEEPMNQGAWYCSQHHMRRAAAAHKKSLVLEYAGRDASAAPACGYASMHAEQQEKLLQDAFTV, translated from the coding sequence ATGCAAGAAAGCGTGATGCAGCGCATGTGGGACAGTGCCCACCTATCCGGTGGTAACGCTGCCTACGTGGAGGAGCTCTATGAGCTCTACCTGCACGATCCCAACGCCGTGCCGGAAGAGTGGCGCACTTATTTCGATAAGTTGCCGTCCGAAGGCAGCACCGCCAATGACGTATCGCACTCGACGATTCGTGATCATTTCGTGTTGCTGGCTAAGAACCAGCGTCGCGCTCAACCGGCTTCTGCCGGCACCGTGAGCAGCGAACATGAGAAGAAGCAGGTCGAAGTGTTGCGGATGATTCAGGCATTTCGCATGCGTGGCCACCAGGCAGCACAGCTCGATCCGCTCGGGCTGTGGCAGCGTCCTGTTCCTGCTGATCTGTCGATCAGTCATTACAGCCTTACCGACGCGGATCTGGACACCACCTTCCGTACGGGTGGCCTGGCAATCGGCAAAGAAGAAGCAACTTTGCGGGAAATCCGCGATGCGTTGCATCAGACATATTGTCGCACCATCGGCTCCGAGTTCACCCACATCACCGATTCCGAGCAGCGCAGCTGGTTCCAGCAGCGTCTGGAAAGCGTGCGCGGCCGTCCGCAGGTTTCTGCCGACGTGCAGAGCCACCTGCTCGAGCGCCTGACCGCGGCCGAAGGCCTGGAAAAGTACCTGGGCACCAAGTACCCGGGCACCAAGCGCTTCGGTCTGGAAGGCGGCGAGAGCCTGATCCCGATGCTCGATGAGATCATCCAGCGCAGCGGCTCCTACGGCACCAAGGAAATCGTCATCGGCATGGCCCACCGTGGCCGTCTGAACGTGCTGGTCAACACCTTCGGCAAGAACCCGCGCGACCTGTTCGACGAGTTCGAAGGCAAGAAGGTCGAAGGCCTGAGCTCCGGTGACGTGAAATACCACCAGGGCTTCTCCTCGAACGTGATGACCCGTGGCGGCGAAGTGCACCTGGCACTGGCGTTCAACCCGTCGCACCTGGAGATCGTCTCTCCGGTGGTCGAAGGTTCGGTGCGTGCTCGCCAGGACCGTCGCAGCGATGCGAGCGGCGACAAGGTCGTACCGATCTCCATCCACGGTGACGCGGCGTTCGCCGGTCAGGGCGTGGTCATGGAAACCTTCCAGATGTCGCAGACCCGTGCTTACAAGACGGGTGGCACCATCCACATCGTGATCAACAACCAGGTTGGCTTCACCACCAACCGTGCCGACGACGCGCGTTCCACCGAGTACGCCACCGACGTCGCCAAGATGATCCAGGCGCCGATCTTCCATGTGAATGGCGATGATCCGGAAGCCGTGCTGTTCGTCACCCAACTGGCCGTCGATTACCGCATGCAGTACAAGCGTGACGTGGTCATCGACCTGGTCTGCTACCGCCGTCGCGGCCACAACGAGGCCGACGAGCCGAGCGGCACCCAGCCGCTGATGTACCAGCAGATCGCCAAGCAGCGCACCACCCGTGAGCTGTACGCCGAAGCCCTGAGCAAGTCTGGCAGCCTCAACGCCGATGCCATCCAAGCGCAGGTCGATGACTACCGCACTGCACTGGATAACGGTCAGCACGTGGTCAAGAGCCTGGTCAAGGAGCCCAACAAGGAACTGTTCGTCGACTGGCGTCCGTACCTGGGTCACGCCTGGACCGCGCGTCACGACACGCGTTTCGATCTCAAGACCCTGCAGGAGCTGTCCAACAAGCTGCTGGAAACGCCGGACGGTTTCGTCGTTCAGCGTCAGGTCACCAAGATCTACGAAGACCGCGCCAAGATGGGCGCCGGCGGCCTGCCGCTGAACTGGGGCTACGCCGAAACCATGGCCTACGCGACCCTGCTGGTCGAGGGTCATCCGATCCGTATCACCGGTCAGGACGTTGGCCGCGGGACCTTCTCGCACCGCCACGCGCAACTGCACAACCAGAAGGACGGCTCGTCCTACCTGCCACTGCAGCACCTGTACGAAGGTCAGCCGCGTTTCGACCTGTACGACTCCTTCCTCTCGGAAGAAGCCGTGCTTGCATTCGAATATGGCTACGCCACCACCACGCCGAACGCGCTGGTGATCTGGGAAGCCCAATTCGGCGACTTCGCCAACGGCGCCCAGGTGGTGTTCGACCAGTTCATCTCCAGCGGCGAAACCAAGTGGGGCCGTCTGTGCGGTCTGACCATGCTGCTGCCGCACGGTTATGAAGGGCAGGGCCCGGAGCACTCCTCGGCACGTCTGGAGCGTTACCTGCAGCTGTGCGCCGAGCACAACATCCAGGTGGCGGTACCGACCACGCCTGCGCAGATCTACCACCTGCTGCGTCGTCAGGTCATTCGCCCGCTGCGCAAGCCGCTGGTCGTGCTGACGCCCAAGTCGCTGCTGCGCCACAAGCTGGCCGTATCGACCCTGGAAGATCTGGCCGAAGGCTCCTTCCAGACCGTCATTCCGGAAATCGATTCGATCGATCCGAAGAAGGTCGAGCGCCTGGTGCTGTGCAGCGGCAAGGTCTACTACGATCTGCTGGAAAAACGCCGTGCCGAAGGCCGCGAAGACATCGCCATCGTGCGTCTCGAGCAGCTGTATCCGTTCCCGGAAGACGACCTGGCCGAGATTCTCGCTCCGTACAAGAATCTCAAGCACATCGTCTGGTGTCAGGAAGAGCCGATGAACCAGGGCGCCTGGTATTGCAGCCAGCATCACATGCGTCGTGCCGCTGCGGCGCACAAGAAGTCGCTGGTGCTCGAGTATGCCGGCCGTGACGCTTCGGCGGCCCCGGCTTGTGGTTACGCGTCCATGCACGCCGAGCAGCAGGAAAAACTGCTGCAGGATGCCTTCACCGTTTAA
- a CDS encoding succinate dehydrogenase iron-sulfur subunit, with translation MSLGKSLKVSVYRYNPEADKAPFMQDFDITIDGKDLMVLDILALIKEQDEGFSYRRSCREGVCGSDGMNISGKNGLACITPISSVVKGNKLVIRPLPGLPVIRDLVVDMSIFYKQYEKVQPFLQNDTPAPAIERLQSPEEREKLDGLYECILCACCSTSCPSFWWNPDKFLGPAALLQAYRFLADSRDTKTAERLASLDDPFSVFRCRGIMNCVNVCPKGLNPTKAIGHVRNMLLQSGT, from the coding sequence ATGTCTCTTGGCAAAAGCTTGAAAGTCAGCGTTTATCGCTACAACCCGGAAGCGGACAAAGCGCCGTTCATGCAGGACTTCGACATCACCATCGACGGCAAAGACCTGATGGTGCTCGATATCCTGGCCCTGATCAAAGAGCAGGACGAAGGCTTCTCTTATCGTCGCTCCTGCCGTGAAGGCGTTTGTGGCTCCGACGGCATGAACATCAGCGGCAAGAACGGCCTGGCCTGCATCACGCCGATCTCCAGCGTGGTCAAGGGCAACAAGCTGGTGATTCGCCCGCTGCCCGGCCTGCCGGTCATTCGTGACCTGGTCGTCGATATGAGCATCTTCTACAAGCAGTACGAGAAGGTGCAGCCGTTCCTGCAGAACGACACCCCGGCTCCGGCCATCGAGCGTCTGCAGTCGCCGGAAGAGCGCGAGAAGCTCGACGGTCTGTACGAGTGCATCCTGTGCGCGTGCTGCTCGACCAGCTGCCCGTCTTTCTGGTGGAACCCGGACAAGTTCCTGGGCCCGGCTGCACTGCTGCAGGCCTACCGTTTCCTGGCCGACAGCCGTGATACCAAGACGGCGGAACGATTGGCATCGCTCGACGATCCATTCAGTGTGTTCCGCTGCCGCGGCATCATGAACTGCGTGAACGTGTGCCCCAAGGGTCTGAACCCGACCAAGGCCATCGGTCACGTACGCAACATGCTGCTGCAAAGCGGTACCTGA
- the sdhA gene encoding succinate dehydrogenase flavoprotein subunit, with product MTSIRTLSYDAIIVGGGGAGMRAALQLAQGGHKTAVVTKVFPTRSHTVSAQGGITCAIASNDPNDDWRWHMYDTVKGSDYIGDQDAIEYMCSVGPEAVFELEHMGLPFSRTEQGRIYQRPFGGQSKGPDNPTQAARTCAAADRTGHALLHTLYQANLKAGTSFLNEWYAVDLVKNQDGAIVGVIAICIETGETVYIRSKAVVLATGGAGRIYASTTNALINTGDGVGMALRAGVPVQDIEMWQFHPTGIAGAGVLVTEGCRGEGGYLINAHGERFMERYAPNAKDLAGRDVVARSMVKEVIAGNGCGPNKDHVLLKLDHLGEEVLHSRLPGICELSKTFAHVDPVVAPVPVIPTCHYMMGGVATNIHGQAITQDANGNDKIIEGLFAVGEVACVSVHGANRLGGNSLLDLVVFGRAAGLHLEKALKEGVEVRGASETDIELSLGRLAGVNERSSGEDVATLKRELQSCMQNYFGVFRTGEYMKKGIAQLSDLRERIAKVKINDKSQAFNTARIEALELQNLLEVAEATAIAADTRTESRGAHAREDFEDRDDTNWLCHSLYFPGEKRVAKRDVNFSPKTVPAFEPKVRTY from the coding sequence ATGACTAGCATTCGTACTCTTTCCTATGACGCCATCATCGTCGGTGGTGGCGGTGCCGGTATGCGCGCTGCTCTGCAGCTGGCGCAAGGTGGTCACAAGACAGCAGTAGTCACCAAGGTCTTCCCGACCCGTTCGCACACCGTTTCCGCCCAGGGCGGCATCACCTGTGCCATCGCTTCGAACGATCCGAATGACGACTGGCGCTGGCACATGTACGACACCGTCAAGGGCTCCGACTACATCGGTGACCAGGACGCGATCGAATACATGTGTTCCGTAGGCCCCGAAGCCGTGTTCGAGCTCGAGCACATGGGCCTGCCGTTCTCCCGTACCGAACAGGGCCGCATCTATCAGCGTCCGTTCGGTGGTCAGTCCAAGGGTCCGGACAACCCGACTCAGGCTGCCCGTACCTGCGCCGCGGCCGACCGTACCGGTCACGCCCTGCTGCACACCCTGTACCAGGCCAACCTGAAGGCCGGCACCTCGTTCCTCAACGAGTGGTACGCGGTCGATCTGGTCAAGAACCAGGACGGCGCCATCGTCGGCGTCATCGCCATCTGCATCGAAACCGGCGAAACCGTCTACATCCGTTCCAAAGCCGTGGTTCTGGCCACCGGCGGTGCCGGCCGTATCTACGCCTCCACCACCAACGCCTTGATCAACACCGGTGACGGCGTGGGCATGGCCCTGCGTGCCGGCGTGCCGGTGCAGGACATCGAAATGTGGCAGTTCCACCCGACCGGTATCGCCGGCGCTGGTGTACTGGTTACCGAAGGCTGCCGTGGCGAAGGTGGTTACCTGATCAACGCCCATGGCGAGCGCTTCATGGAGCGTTATGCGCCCAACGCCAAGGACCTCGCCGGTCGTGACGTGGTGGCCCGTTCCATGGTCAAGGAAGTCATTGCCGGCAACGGCTGTGGCCCGAACAAGGACCACGTACTGCTCAAGCTCGATCACCTGGGCGAAGAAGTACTGCACAGCCGTCTGCCAGGCATCTGCGAACTGTCCAAGACCTTCGCCCATGTCGACCCGGTGGTCGCGCCGGTTCCGGTCATTCCGACCTGCCACTATATGATGGGCGGCGTTGCCACCAACATTCATGGCCAGGCCATCACCCAGGATGCCAACGGCAACGACAAGATCATCGAGGGTCTGTTCGCCGTGGGCGAAGTGGCGTGCGTATCGGTTCACGGTGCCAACCGTCTGGGCGGCAACTCGCTGCTCGACCTGGTGGTATTCGGCCGTGCCGCTGGCCTGCACCTGGAAAAAGCGCTGAAAGAAGGCGTGGAAGTCCGTGGTGCCAGCGAAACCGACATCGAGCTGTCGCTGGGCCGTCTGGCTGGCGTCAACGAGCGTAGCAGCGGCGAAGACGTTGCCACCCTCAAGCGCGAGCTGCAGTCGTGCATGCAGAACTACTTCGGCGTATTCCGTACCGGCGAATACATGAAGAAGGGCATCGCTCAGCTGTCCGACCTGCGCGAGCGCATCGCCAAGGTCAAGATCAACGACAAGAGCCAGGCCTTCAACACCGCGCGTATCGAAGCGCTGGAGCTGCAGAACCTGCTGGAAGTCGCCGAAGCCACTGCCATCGCAGCCGACACCCGTACCGAGTCCCGCGGCGCCCACGCCCGTGAAGACTTCGAAGACCGTGACGACACCAACTGGTTGTGCCACAGCCTGTACTTCCCGGGTGAGAAACGTGTCGCCAAGCGCGATGTCAACTTCTCGCCGAAGACCGTACCGGCGTTTGAACCCAAAGTTCGTACTTATTAA
- the sdhD gene encoding succinate dehydrogenase, hydrophobic membrane anchor protein: MVTNVTNFSRSGLYDWMAQRVSAVVLAAYVLFLLGYVVLNPGMGYAQWHGLFSNNAMRIFSLLTLVALGVHAWVGMWTISTDYLTQTALGKWATVVRFLFQAACGIAMFVFFVWGVQILWGF, from the coding sequence ATGGTAACTAATGTCACGAATTTCTCGCGTTCGGGCCTCTATGACTGGATGGCTCAGCGTGTTTCTGCAGTCGTGCTCGCGGCTTATGTCCTGTTCCTGCTGGGCTATGTCGTTCTGAATCCGGGCATGGGCTACGCCCAGTGGCACGGCCTGTTCTCCAATAATGCAATGCGCATCTTCAGTCTGTTGACCCTCGTCGCGCTGGGCGTCCACGCCTGGGTCGGCATGTGGACCATCTCCACCGACTACCTGACGCAAACCGCGCTGGGCAAGTGGGCAACCGTTGTGCGTTTTCTGTTCCAGGCCGCGTGTGGCATCGCCATGTTCGTGTTCTTCGTCTGGGGCGTGCAGATTCTTTGGGGTTTCTGA
- the sdhC gene encoding succinate dehydrogenase, cytochrome b556 subunit yields MNSQRPVNLDLRTIKLPVTAYTSILHRISGVILFLGIAVLLFGLDKSLSSEEGFAQVKECLTSPLAKFVIWGLLSALLYHLVAGVRHLIMDAGVGETLEGGKLGSKIVLVVAVILIVLLGVWIW; encoded by the coding sequence GTGAATAGCCAACGACCTGTAAACTTAGACCTTCGGACGATAAAGCTCCCAGTCACCGCTTACACGTCCATTCTTCACCGTATTTCTGGTGTGATCCTTTTCCTCGGCATTGCCGTGCTGCTGTTCGGGCTCGACAAGTCGCTGTCTTCGGAAGAGGGCTTCGCTCAGGTGAAAGAATGCTTGACCAGTCCGCTGGCCAAGTTCGTGATCTGGGGACTGCTGTCCGCTCTGCTGTACCACCTGGTGGCCGGTGTGCGCCACTTGATCATGGATGCTGGAGTCGGTGAGACGCTGGAAGGCGGCAAGCTGGGTTCCAAGATCGTTCTCGTCGTAGCGGTAATCCTGATCGTGCTGCTGGGGGTGTGGATATGGTAA